tatcaacACGAGCAATATCTATGATAAGATAGAAAGTATttggaataatatataaagtgaTGTCATAAATTTCACAACGATACAGAAATTCTGGAATTATTCATGATATTCATTTCATAACGATTGAAATTGTGCTTTATGTATTGTTCAATGTTAGATTGCTTGCAGCATTTCactgataatataaaaaatattttttgggttgttaaagtataaaataagtaatatgtAAAAGGATATCTGTTATTGACAGGAAGATTGCTCTAAAGCTGCAGAATAATGGAAAGCGGGAGCAATTTACATAACCCGGGTAATTATCCCGGTGGGGACCGCCAACAATTTTGTGTTTCATGGAACTCTCATCAGTCAAATATGCACAGTGCATTTCCAAAACTTTTAAGTTCTGAACAATTTGTCGATGTCACTTTAGCATGCGACGGAGGCTCTATAAAATGTCACAAAGTGGTACTGTCCGCTTGTAGTGATTATTTGGAACGTTTGCTATTAGAAATACCATGCACTCAtcctattatatttttgagaGATATGAGAATGTGGGAACTTCAAGCTTTAGTGGAGTTTATGTATCGTGGTGAAGTATACGTGGAGCAACAGCAGCTAGGTAAATTAATGCAAGCTGCTGAAGTTTTACAGGTAAGTGGATAACAATACAGTTCAAGTACCGATTTACTATTTatctttgtaaattatattttagaacAAGTACATTTTGATTCAATTAATCCTTATGGCACTAATATCATTACTAGGTTCGTGGCTTATCCACTCAAGGAAATGATAATTCTTCGAGTGAAAGTAGTTCTCAACAATGTGACTCTAACGCCGCTGTTGTACCATCTACGGCTGCACAGCAGGATGGATCTGATTATAAAGGCGAGGAAACTCCATCTGATGACGGAACTTCGAGTGCTACCTTTTTAGAGACTACGTCAATTGCTGCGACTAGTACAGCAAGCGCTCCATCACACAGTACTACACCAGTTCCGCAGAATCCgaattcatcaaattttatgaatatggaACATAGCGAGGCATTACAGCATTTGGAAAAAGCCCTTAGCGCTTGTGAAGCGACATTAACTGAAACGCCGGGAATGGTTAAAATGGAGCCGGATGAGCAGTTTACCCAACAGCATGATGTCAAACCATACTCTATTAGTATGGTTCCAAGCAGTAATTGTAATCC
This Bombus pascuorum chromosome 1, iyBomPasc1.1, whole genome shotgun sequence DNA region includes the following protein-coding sequences:
- the LOC132910995 gene encoding broad-complex core protein isoforms 1/2/3/4/5, with protein sequence MESGSNLHNPGNYPGGDRQQFCVSWNSHQSNMHSAFPKLLSSEQFVDVTLACDGGSIKCHKVVLSACSDYLERLLLEIPCTHPIIFLRDMRMWELQALVEFMYRGEVYVEQQQLGKLMQAAEVLQVRGLSTQGNDNSSSESSSQQCDSNAAVVPSTAAQQDGSDYKGEETPSDDGTSSATFLETTSIAATSTASAPSHSTTPVPQNPNSSNFMNMEHSEALQHLEKALSACEATLTETPGMVKMEPDEQFTQQHDVKPYSISMVPSSNCNPSSPFPAIEGYQRRQRRSEEELKQASDMVARGMTFQVASEKYKIPISTIRFYMVRKGILQRRKRGRGSSNLGMNSQPGSPASPPYHMMNYRLPESLNSSLP